A window of the Vigna angularis cultivar LongXiaoDou No.4 chromosome 3, ASM1680809v1, whole genome shotgun sequence genome harbors these coding sequences:
- the LOC108324310 gene encoding uncharacterized protein LOC108324310 has protein sequence MIQKVSQIVFFIIALLILVAQSSAAFHGSKNSIMKVHPVPRKRNISIQFGVDGGNPMSEAQALLGIAGKKLRRLPHVFSCVLELPFRSDADVVVEEDPDCFRFVAETDGIVDVRAHTVEIHPGVTKIVVRDGGSVELSLDQLELDMWRFRLPESTRPELASAVFVDGELIVTVPKGHGEEDGDGDRGMGRGRLVLVQ, from the coding sequence ATGATACAAAAGGTTTCTCAGATCGTCTTCTTCATCATCGCGTTATTAATTTTGGTGGCGCAATCCTCTGCGGCGTTCCACGGTAGCAAAAACAGCATCATGAAGGTTCATCCTGTTCCGCGAAAACGCAACATCTCAATCCAGTTCGGCGTAGACGGAGGGAACCCCATGTCCGAGGCGCAGGCGCTGTTGGGGATCGCCGGCAAGAAGCTCCGGAGACTCCCGCACGTGTTCAGCTGCGTCCTGGAGCTCCCGTTCCGCTCCGACGCCGacgtggtggtggaggaggacCCTGACTGCTTCCGCTTCGTGGCGGAGACCGACGGTATCGTCGACGTGAGGGCGCACACGGTGGAAATCCACCCTGGCGTGACGAAGATCGTGGTGAGGGACGGAGGCTCGGTGGAGCTCTCGCTCGACCAGCTCGAACTCGATATGTGGAGGTTCCGGTTACCGGAATCGACGCGGCCGGAGCTTGCGAGCGCTGTCTTCGTCGACGGAGAGCTCATCGTGACGGTGCCGAAGGGGCACGGAGAGGAAGATGGGGATGGTGATAGAGGTATGGGTCGTGGTAGACTTGTGCTTGTACAGTAA
- the LOC108325380 gene encoding late embryogenesis abundant protein D-34 produces MRLRLRLTRSHATTDLAAKCNVWPRILPLHLHCNLFIPISLQNHFNILNLIIEIYQTEKMSQDQPRRSQPGQDPIKYGDVFDVSGDLANKPIAPEDAAMMQSAETLVLGQTQLGGAASVMQSAATQNEQAGLVGHLDVNDVAGDQGVTVSETRVPGRRIITEAVGGKVVQQYSEPTPVQTGRASAVGDGAITIGEALEATALTVGNKAVDQSDASAIQAAEVRATGNNVTPPGGLAAMAQSAAAYNVDCTRDDDKMKLGDVLSGATAKLAADKAVTLEDAERVASAEVRNNPDAAATHGGVAASVAAAARINESVK; encoded by the exons ATGAGGCTGAGGCTGAGGCTGACACGTTCCCATGCTACTACTGATCTTGCTGCCAAGTGTAACGTTTGGCCACGTATTCTCCCTCTCCACCTCCATTGCAACTTATTTATACCAATTTCATTACAAAACCATTTCAACATACTCAACTTGATTATCGAAATATACCAAACGGAGAAGATGAGTCAGGACCAGCCAAGGCGTTCACAACCAGGCCAAGACCCCATCAAATACGGCGACGTTTTCGATGTCTCCGGCGACCTTGCAAATAAGCCCATTGCACCGGAAGATGCTGCCATGATGCAAAGTGCAGAAACTCTAGTGTTGGGACAAACCCAACTCGGCGGGGCAGCTTCCGTCATGCAATCCGCCGCCACTCAGAACGAACAGGCTGGCCTCGTTGGTCACCTGGACGTCAACGACGTTGCCGGCGACCAAGGCGTCACCGTATCGGAAACTCGAGTCCCTGGAAGACGCATAATCACCGAGGCTGTCGGCGGCAAg GTTGTGCAGCAGTATTCTGAACCGACCCCGGTTCAAACCGGACGAGCCAGTGCGGTTGGGGATGGTGCAATAACCATAGGGGAGGCGTTGGAGGCCACGGCCCTGACCGTGGGCAACAAAGCGGTGGATCAGAGTGACGCTTCCGCGATTCAGGCGGCGGAGGTGAGGGCAACGGGAAACAATGTCACACCGCCTGGTGGGTTGGCGGCTATGGCTCAATCGGCGGCTGCTTATAATGTTGACTGCACCCGTGATGACGATAAGATGAAGTTGGGGGACGTTTTGAGTGGAGCCACAGCGAAGTTGGCCGCGGACAAGGCGGTGACACTGGAAGATGCGGAGAGGGTGGCGAGTGCTGAGGTGAGAAACAACCCGGATGCGGCTGCCACTCATGGCGGCGTAGCGGCTTCGGTGGCTGCTGCTGCTAGGATCAATGAAAGTGTTAAGTAA